One segment of Cydia pomonella isolate Wapato2018A unplaced genomic scaffold, ilCydPomo1 PGA_scaffold_30, whole genome shotgun sequence DNA contains the following:
- the LOC133533998 gene encoding uncharacterized protein LOC133533998: MENRKPASNHLKVPTFPVDTPMRSSSKANVANTEESVPASEEKTSLAWTNLEIGPMLGYGKFGKVYLAREKESHYLVALKVLCKSQILKTNIEHQVQREVDIQSRLRHPNILRMFHHFQDEKLIYLVLEYAKHGTLFVLLMQRGRFDEKTAAIYIRDLTKALIYCHAKNVIHRDIKPENILIGCNGEPKIADFRWSVQSASSRRMTFCGTMEYLSPEMVEAKPYSYKIDIWSLGVLCYELLVGISPFDDKHRSTEQTLEKIKYGIIEYPEYVSEKAKDLMGKLLVVNPDKRLPLASMLQHPWIVENAPPGALPPTFNPDP, encoded by the coding sequence ATGGAGAACAGGAAACCCGCAAGTAATCATTTGAAAGTGCCAACTTTCCCCGTAGACACCCCCATGCGGTCGAGCTCCAAAGCGAACGTCGCAAACACGGAAGAATCCGTTCCTGCGAGCGAGGAGAAAACTTCCTTGGCATGGACAAACTTAGAAATCGGGCCGATGCTGGGATATGGTAAATTTGGAAAGGTGTATCTGGCGCGCGAGAAGGAGTCCCATTACTTGGTAGCGCTGAAGGTATTGTGCAAGAGCCAGATCCTGAAGACGAACATCGAGCACCAGGTGCAGCGTGAGGTGGATATTCAGTCACGGCTGCGGCACCCCAACATCCTGCGAATGTTCCACCACTTCCAAGACGAGAAGCTTATCTACCTCGTCCTGGAGTACGCCAAGCACGGCACGCTCTTCGTGCTGCTCATGCAGCGCGGCCGCTTCGACGAGAAAACTGCCGCCATCTACATCCGCGACCTCACCAAGGCCCTCATCTACTGCCACGCCAAGAATGTTATACACCGCGACATCAAACCTGAGAATATACTTATAGGATGCAATGGGGAGCCTAAAATAGCTGACTTTCGCTGGTCTGTGCAGTCCGCATCCTCTAGAAGAATGACATTCTGTGGAACTATGGAATACTTATCACCAGAAATGGTAGAAGCAAAGCCCTACAGCTACAAAATTGACATTTGGAGTCTCGGTGTGTTATGCTATGAGTTACTTGTAGGAATATCTCCGTTTGATGATAAGCACAGAAGCACAGAGCAGACTttggaaaaaattaaatatggaaTAATTGAGTATCCAGAGTATGTGTCCGAGAAGGCAAAGGATCTCATGGGCAAGCTATTGGTGGTGAACCCGGACAAGCGGCTGCCCCTTGCCAGTATGCTGCAGCATCCCTGGATTGTAGAGAACGCTCCACCGGGGGCGCTGCCTCCTACCTTCAACCCTGACCCCTAA